A genomic region of Serratia fonticola contains the following coding sequences:
- a CDS encoding endonuclease/exonuclease/phosphatase family protein: MPKRTYAMRYVAGQPVERIFPGAINQPLPPGAALPTTGALRVMVWNIFKQQRADWQSVLKSFGKDAQLVLLQEAQTTPELVNFATSNYLAADQVPAFVLPQHPSGVMTLAAAHPVYCCPLREREPLLRLAKSALITVYPLYNGQLLMVVNIHAVNFSIGVDVYSKQLGPIGEQIARHQGPVIMAGDFNAWSRKRINALYQFAGDMALREVNFTDDHRRKAFGRPLDFIFYRNLGVADASVLVTQASDHNPLLVEFHPESDKPVW; encoded by the coding sequence GTGCCGAAACGAACTTATGCAATGAGGTATGTTGCAGGTCAGCCAGTTGAGCGAATTTTCCCTGGCGCCATCAATCAGCCGTTACCACCTGGGGCTGCTCTGCCCACGACCGGTGCGCTGCGGGTGATGGTGTGGAATATCTTCAAGCAGCAGCGAGCCGATTGGCAATCGGTGCTGAAAAGCTTCGGTAAAGATGCGCAATTGGTATTACTGCAGGAAGCGCAGACGACGCCGGAATTAGTCAACTTTGCGACCTCCAACTATCTGGCTGCCGATCAGGTGCCGGCTTTCGTGTTGCCGCAACATCCTTCTGGCGTGATGACGCTGGCGGCGGCACATCCGGTGTATTGCTGCCCGTTGCGCGAGCGTGAGCCGCTATTGCGCCTGGCCAAGTCGGCACTGATCACTGTCTACCCACTGTATAATGGCCAGCTGTTAATGGTCGTGAATATCCACGCGGTGAACTTCAGCATTGGTGTGGATGTTTACAGCAAGCAGCTAGGGCCGATAGGCGAACAGATCGCCCGTCATCAAGGGCCGGTGATTATGGCTGGGGACTTTAACGCCTGGAGCCGCAAGCGCATCAATGCCTTGTACCAGTTTGCTGGGGATATGGCATTGCGCGAGGTGAACTTCACTGACGACCATCGCCGTAAAGCCTTTGGTCGGCCGCTGGATTTCATCTTCTATCGTAATCTGGGTGTGGCAGATGCCTCAGTGTTGGTTACGCAAGCGTCCGATCACAATCCGTTGCTGGTGGAGTTCCATCCGGAAAGCGACAA
- a CDS encoding MFS transporter, translating to MPFALLALTISAFAIGTTEFVIVGLIPTIAEQLGVTVPSAGLLVTIYAIGVAIGAPVLTALTGRVPRKLLLVGLMVLFTFGNLLAWQSPSYESLVIARLLTGLAHGVFFSIGSTIATSLVAKEKAATAIAIMFGGLTVALVTGVPLGTFIGQHFGWRETFLAVSLIGAVAIIASLVLIPNNIKNTASASIGEQLQVLTHPRLLLIYVITALGYGGVFTTFTFLAPMMQQLAGFSAPAVSWILLAYGIAVAIGNIWGGKLADRHGAVRALSFIFAALAVLLLVFQFTASHSVAALLTVVVMGVFAFGNVPGLQVYVVQKAEQYTPNAVDVASGLNIAAFNVGIALGSVIGGQTVASLGLAQTPWIGALIVVVALLLIGFSGRLDKKQQQIA from the coding sequence ATGCCTTTCGCTTTACTTGCCTTGACCATCAGTGCCTTTGCTATCGGCACCACGGAGTTTGTGATCGTTGGGCTCATCCCAACTATCGCAGAGCAATTGGGCGTCACCGTGCCCTCTGCAGGGCTACTGGTGACCATTTATGCCATTGGGGTGGCGATAGGTGCCCCCGTGTTGACGGCTTTAACGGGGCGAGTGCCGCGTAAACTGTTGCTGGTCGGCCTGATGGTACTGTTCACCTTCGGCAATCTATTGGCCTGGCAGTCACCGAGCTATGAGTCACTGGTGATAGCCCGTCTGCTGACCGGCCTGGCGCACGGTGTGTTTTTCTCAATTGGTTCAACCATTGCGACCAGCCTGGTGGCCAAAGAGAAAGCGGCAACGGCTATCGCAATCATGTTTGGTGGTTTGACAGTTGCGCTGGTCACCGGCGTACCTCTGGGAACCTTTATCGGCCAGCATTTTGGTTGGCGTGAAACCTTTCTGGCGGTTTCGCTGATTGGAGCGGTGGCGATTATTGCCAGCCTGGTGTTGATCCCGAACAACATCAAAAACACGGCCAGCGCCAGCATCGGTGAGCAACTGCAGGTGTTAACGCATCCACGGTTGTTACTGATTTATGTTATTACCGCGCTTGGCTACGGTGGGGTATTTACCACTTTTACCTTCCTGGCACCGATGATGCAGCAACTGGCCGGATTCTCTGCACCGGCTGTAAGCTGGATATTGCTGGCCTACGGTATTGCTGTAGCGATCGGTAACATCTGGGGGGGTAAGCTGGCCGATCGGCACGGTGCAGTTCGTGCCCTGAGCTTTATCTTTGCTGCATTGGCCGTGTTATTGCTGGTGTTTCAATTCACTGCCAGCCATAGCGTAGCCGCTTTACTGACGGTGGTGGTGATGGGCGTATTTGCCTTTGGTAATGTCCCAGGATTGCAGGTCTATGTAGTCCAAAAAGCCGAGCAGTACACGCCGAATGCGGTGGACGTTGCTTCTGGCTTGAATATTGCGGCATTTAACGTAGGGATTGCTTTGGGTTCGGTGATTGGCGGGCAGACAGTGGCCTCATTGGGGTTGGCGCAAACGCCTTGGATCGGTGCGCTGATCGTTGTTGTCGCGTTGTTATTAATTGGCTTTAGCGGGCGTCTGGATAAAAAGCAGCAGCAGATAGCCTGA